The DNA region CAACTCTGCATCAGAAATTGGTGCTCTGCGATGAGGATGGAAGGATCAAAGAGATTGAAGTAGACAACAACCCCTGCTATGTTGAACAGATAAATGTCAGCTTTAAAGAATATCATACTAGTGTTCGACCACTAGAAATTGATATGAGTTCCTCTCTAATCAAATGTTGCGGCCCAGGGTATGAAGTTGGTCCCTAAGGCCAAGGAAAACTTGGCCACAGAATCTACTTAATGGATATAGCAAGCCATTGGGCTCGACTCAGCCTACATGGCTGAGAAGAAGGAGTGCATAGGTGAACGTGCACTATATTGTATATATGATCTCGACCCATTAAGATTCGAGAAATCTGATTTATTTTCAGAAGATTTGCACAATAAGAAAGTTGAGGTACAAGATCCACTCGAGGAAGTCGAGATTGGTAGACAAGGAAAGGCAAGGTAGTGGGTTGTGAAAAcctaagaaaaaggaagaagttaAATCGTGTCACAAGAAGAGCATTTTGCAATCCACTCCTCATTATCTATAAATAAGAGAATTTTAAAAGAGTTCAGGGACTTCAATATGAACACATTGCCATCACACAAAACTCTGCAAATTTTCAGTCATACTGTCGCAACAAAAACCAATGGAGTGCAAGTGTATGTGAGTGTCTGAAgtcactttttatttatttcctttcttttcttttcttttcttttattttctttgttctttccttccctttcctgttaatttattttatcttcattttctttgagaatttcttttccttttttcaagtattttactttttttaatctcaattttattttcttatttatttaaatctttcatttattttatttttttattatagttctttacattatttgcCATAATTTGATAACTTTATACACTTTTCGACACAAACGCTAAGTAATTCCCGAGTCGAGCCCATTCTTTTTTAGAGGAGTCATATTTGCTCTCCGAACTGAGATCTTGATATAAGCTTGATTTAACACCCTGTCGAGGTTACAAAAAATAAGTGAAACAGGTAGAAACTATCCTAGAAAAGTAATTCCAATGAAATTtacatgaaatttaaaaaaatacactcgagaatagaaaagaaaaaatgacatCCCGACTAAAGTTCATGACCTTGCCATAGCAATCTATCTGCACAAGCACTCGGTTCTTGAAACTTATGATAGATGTTCCAATTACTTTGCCTACTGCAACATTCTTTAATACCAAAAATAACGTTCTTGTAGGGTGCAACTCGATAATTTCTTGAAAGTAGAGACTTACTTCTACTTTAGAGTCCATTCCCATACAAATATTTACGTGTTCGAGATTTAAGACCAGATCCAAACCTAATAAAATACCCTAGAGCTCTGCTAGAGTCACCACAACTACCTAGATTTGTATTGTAATAAACCAAGAACTTACTTTCATGGTCTCTTAATATCCCACCACAAGTCGCTCTActgtctttttatttttagtgacTAATAGAGAATAACACAAAGAGCAACTAAGTTGGAGATATCATCTCCTTCCTAATAATCTTATCAACAACATTATAAGGTAGTAAAAACTCAATGTAAGAACGAGAATGACTTGCAGCCGTCTTAGCTAAACGGTTAGCCACTGAATTCAATATTTGTTGaattaactaaaatatgaacCACCCAATTGCGCTGCACCACCTCAGAAATCTTCAAAAGAAGGTCCTTGTCTTCCCTCTGCATTGGAAATGAATCCTTATGGCTGCGTTTGTTTCTAAGAACAGGACAAGACAAGACACTGAGAGcaggacaggacaagacactgatgaacagagacacaaaattttgtgtttttgtattctgtttggtgataaactagaacaaattataaaaattcaatttattctcatttttttcattcaaaaaatttgagatgaaaaatataacaataaaaaatataattataaaaaattaacaagaataatgaaagaaaaaataaaagataagttgtgtctcttgttagtgtctccatgtccttcctgtcaggatagacacaaaatacactaattcagtgtctcttgACACATTGTCTTTGTCCATGTCTCTTCTGCCAAATACGATTTTGTGTCTCAGTGTCcctgtctcagtgtcctgtctctgtaaacaaacgcagcctattAGTCAAAAGAAAAGCCTCTAAATAATCTGTTTTACAAATCACTTCCTTGTGCCCACTCTCCCAAGCCAAACAAATACCCCTCTAAATTGCGAAAAGCTCACACCAAATAATAGTCCCTATCGAAATGCTTGTGTAACAGCCCAATAACAATTTACCTGTACTATTCCAAATAACACACCCAAAACCAGCAAGTTGTTCTTATTCAAAAAGACTAGCATCATTATTTAATTTAACAACATTGATTGGGAGAGGGCACCAAGAATCACACAAAGAGGGATGATGAGTCACCTGATTAGAACGCTTAATAGTTGCATAACTGTAGAGTGCCTAATGAGCTTGACAACCTTTTTCATGCTCCGGTTGTCATTTCGATTAAAAATATCATCGTTTTTATTCCTCCAAATCCACCAAAGGGCTACTGCAAAAATCTCTTCCCTGATCCAAAGATTTATATGAAGCCAGCTTCGAAAATTGAAGGAGACATCCGAAGTTTGCATTCCTACCTTCAAGCTCTCCCAAATCAACTTCACTTTATTACAAAGTCTGAGACAGTGATCTACAGTTTTAGGTGCTTTATTGCATATAAGACAAAGATCCGTTGTTATTAAGCATCTTCTGAAATGGAAGCTTGCAGTGGGGATGACCCCATGCAAAATGAGCCAAATTAGTCCCTTGACCTTCTTAGATACTCCCAAATGCCAGATCCATAGCCAATTTTCATTTGTATCCCACGCAACCTTCATTCCAAGGAGCCATTCATAACCATCCCTTGTTGAGTAAATGTTTGAGTCATTAAAACCACTTTGGTTCATTCCCTTCCTGCACATAAGGGTTGTAATTTGTAATTTCTAACTTTAAGGACTCAGGTAATACAGTGTACGAACCTTCCAAATTCTAATCTCCACCAGACCACACGTCGCCTAAAGAGAGACAAGTGTTAGAGATATGCACAAAATGAACCTCTTGAGCCAGAATCCCCAAAGGTCTCAAAGAATGATACCATAAGGATTGAGTTAAAGAACCAACGCACTAAATATAGCCATTTTTAGCCTACTAGATGTTTTTGTGATGTTATGCTATATACTCGAAGCTTGCATAAGACACTTAAGATCCAAACCTAGGTTTCCTTGAACATATTTAGCTAGAATTATGTGTACTTATAATTTGTCCCTACCATGAAAGAGCTGCCAAACCAGTTTGCCAAGAAGGGCAGTATTAACATACTGAGAATCGCAAACACCAATGCCCCATACCTCTTAGGTGTAATCACAGTATCCCAATTCAACAAATTTAAACCCCGTTCATCCGTCTTTCCTTTCCACAAGAAATTACGCATAACATAATCAATCTTAGAACACACCTTGTTGAGGAAGAAGGAGACCTGTATTTGGTATATAGGTAGAGAAGCTGCCACAGATTTTATAAAACATAATCTACTGGCTCTATTAAAAAGTCGACCCTTCCAACTAGACAATCTACTCTTAATTTTCTCCATCGCCTCCAGACAAGCCGCTCTAAATGCCCTCGGATGATTAAGGTTAACCCCCAAGTACTTGTCCAAATTATTAGCAAATTTAATAGATGACACACCGACCTGTATAACTTTATGATTATTAAACACACTCTTAGAACACACAGCTTTGGACTTATCTAAGTTTAGCTTCATGTCAGATGCCTTACATAACAAGTTTAAAGAATGCATGACCTGATGAACTTGACTCTTGCTTGctttacaaaaaagaaaaaggtcaTCGACAAATATGAGATGCGAGATTCGTGGGCCTCTTCGAGAAACAGCAACCGAGTCCCAAGCCCCCAACTCCACTTGATTAGAAATAAAGCCAGCTAGCATCACCATACAGAAGATAAACAGATATGACGGCATCGAATCTCCTTAACACAGCCCTCTCTTGGGTTGGAATCCATCTAACCTACTCCCATTCCACAAGATTGAAAGAGATGACACTTGAATACAGTTCATAATGAGACTCCTAGTAGAGGTAGAAAAACCGAAACTACTCAAGGTGTAGTTTAAAAACTTCCAGTCTATTTGATCATATGCCTTCTCTAGATCGATCTTAAAAGCAATAGCGCCCTTTCTTGACTTCGTTTTCTTCAAGAAATGGAGCATTTCTTGCACCACAATGATGTTGTTCAGAGCTCCTCTCCAAGAATGAAGCTTCCCTGATTCGGACTAATAATATTAGACAAGTAAGGTCTCAAACGACTTACTAGCACTTTAGTTGCTATCTTCTAAATGACATTGCAGagactaattgatctaaatttttTCATTTGGCTAGAGGTTTCAATCTTAGGAATGAGCACAATAAAGATTTCAAGCATACTTGGATTAATTATGTCACCCTGAAACACCCTATGAACCAGACCTCACATATCTTGACCCATTACATCCTAATATTCTCTAAAAAAGAATGTTTGGTCCACTGCTCATTTGACTTCTAATATCAATATTGGTTTAGTAAGATTCTCACAAGCTTCTCTGTTAAGAGTAGTTCTCGAAAAATCTCCTAAAGAATCCACCTCCATCGAGTCAATTGAGTAAAATGGATCTTTATAGAAATTCAACATCTATTGCTAAAGGAGATCCGAATAAAAAAACCAAGTTctatcttttataaaaaattcatGAATCTTATTTGCTTTTCTTATAATAATGGTATGCATatgaaaaatttttgtatttctgTCATCATATCttacttattattttttagacttttgaaattaaaatatttctTCCTAAAGTATGATCATTTTTTATAACAGAacagaattaaattttttttattttttttgtcatttaaaaaaataaattataatcatttactattaattttataaataaaataaaaaatataaaaaatattaaaatattaaaaatcacactttttttttgaattgaaaaaaaaagatcatTCCGATAACAGAGCCATCGAAATTCAACCTAATAAAAGGAGAGTTTAGAAGATCCAACGGACTTGTCAGTAAAACATCCAACTCTTTTCCTTATCAATTTATCTCCTCTTGCGTTGAGTTATATTGTTTGGCTAAGTGCACCgctaaattataaattttcatTTGAAAAATGTAGAAActaatttaattgttattttgttaaaaaaaaaaaaaagtgaaaatttaACCATAGTTGATTTTCACTCCCTACCAATGGATTTTCATTTCAAGCATAGTTGACTGAGAGAGTTCGCTCAGGCACTGCTACTTGCCAGATGGTTCGGAGCTGAGACCCACAAACCCACTCCGCCGCCGCATCATCACTCATAAGTCATAATGTCCACTCTCCTCTTCCTCGTCGTCCTCCTAACAACCACCACGAGCAGCGGCGGCGCCCCAATCATAGGGCTAGACTCATTCCTATCCCAGCAATCACGCATCGACCGAGAAGCCACGAACGACACCTTCCTCATCCTCCCATCCACGATCAAATCGTCCCTCTCCCACTCTCACCCAAACCCCCACATCCCAACCCTAATCTCCTCCCTCCTGTCTCTCTCCCTCCCTTTCTCCCTCTCCCTCCGCCTCGTCGGCGACTTCCCCTCCGACACcccctccctcctctcctccttCCTCTCCGCCGCCTCCTCTCCCTCCCACCACTTCCACCTCATCTCCCCCTTCCCCTCCCAACcccaccctctctccctctcccactctctccacctccacctctcccactctccctcttctctctcccaATCCCTCTCCCAAGCCCTCTCCTCCCTCATCAACTCCACCCCCTCCCCTCTCCGCTCCTCCCTCACCCCAATCCCTTACTCCCCCATCGACGAAATCATCAAGCGCGATTACCACTCCCTCAAGCCCGTCCAAGGCGTCTACATCTACCTCATCAATTTGTCTCGCCCCAAACCCTATGCTTATAGCTTCAACGAAGGCTCCGGTGACTCGTCCCCAGCTGTCACTAAATGCCTCGGCAGCGTTTGGACTGCTAAGGAGCGTTATGTCTGGATCGACTTAGGTGCCGGCCCCTTCGATTACGGCCCTGCAATATCCGGTGACGGTGTCATACCCCGTGGCGAGTTTCACCCGCTCGCTGCCGCCCATGGCCGCCCCAAGTCCCAGAAGGCATTTGCCGCTGACCTTGCCTCGTTGGTGTGGAGTGCATATCAGGTTTTTATGGTGCCTTCGCTGAGGATTCCGGTTCCCTTCGAGAATTCGCTGGTTGTGCAGTTTGTGCATATTTATTCAGGGGAGAAGGACCCTCGTGGATTGGAATGGAGTGCGATTGAGAAGGTTTTCAAGGATGAGGTTGGTGAGAATGGGCTTTTGTTGGGTTCTCAGTCATTGACCTTTAAGTCCTTTGAGGTTAAGTACACTGAGTGTGCTGTTTGTTCGTTTGCAATTTCACGGTCGATGAATTCGTATACTTCTAGGTTCTTGTTTGATAATTATACATTGATTGTGAGTGAGTACTTGGACTCTAAGAGGCTGCATCAGATTCTATCTGATTCAGCTGACGAGATTAGGAAGTCTGCCGGGATGCCGGAGGAGGATTTTGGTAGGATTGTGCCGGTGTATGTGTTTGATTTGGACTACAATTCGCTTCTGTTGTTGGATAGGTACCATCAGAGTGTTGCTTTCAAGGATATGGTTATTGCAGTTAGGACCAGGAATACGCAGACTGTGAGTGATTATAGCTGTAATGGTCGGCATGTGTTTACACAGACGAGAGAGCTCGTGAGGCCGCTGGTTGGATCGATCCTGCAGAGCATGTGGGGAGTTTCACCAACACATCTTTCTTGGAGCCCAAGGCACAACAGTACCCTGGTGGATTATACTTGGAGCATAGGGCAGACACCGTTTGGGCCATTCTCTGAGCTGTCGTCTCTGTCCTTTGTGCAGAAAGATGCAGCGCGGAGGAATATTCTGTTGACGACAATGAATTACAGCATATCGAGCGCCATAGATGTCCTTCAGTCCATTGAAACACATGGGGGAGACAGGAATCTGCTCAAGGGGAAGCA from Arachis hypogaea cultivar Tifrunner chromosome 10, arahy.Tifrunner.gnm2.J5K5, whole genome shotgun sequence includes:
- the LOC112716368 gene encoding uncharacterized protein: MSTLLFLVVLLTTTTSSGGAPIIGLDSFLSQQSRIDREATNDTFLILPSTIKSSLSHSHPNPHIPTLISSLLSLSLPFSLSLRLVGDFPSDTPSLLSSFLSAASSPSHHFHLISPFPSQPHPLSLSHSLHLHLSHSPSSLSQSLSQALSSLINSTPSPLRSSLTPIPYSPIDEIIKRDYHSLKPVQGVYIYLINLSRPKPYAYSFNEGSGDSSPAVTKCLGSVWTAKERYVWIDLGAGPFDYGPAISGDGVIPRGEFHPLAAAHGRPKSQKAFAADLASLVWSAYQVFMVPSLRIPVPFENSLVVQFVHIYSGEKDPRGLEWSAIEKVFKDEVGENGLLLGSQSLTFKSFEVKYTECAVCSFAISRSMNSYTSRFLFDNYTLIVSEYLDSKRLHQILSDSADEIRKSAGMPEEDFGRIVPVYVFDLDYNSLLLLDRYHQSVAFKDMVIAVRTRNTQTVSDYSCNGRHVFTQTRELVRPLVGSILQSMWGVSPTHLSWSPRHNSTLVDYTWSIGQTPFGPFSELSSLSFVQKDAARRNILLTTMNYSISSAIDVLQSIETHGGDRNLLKGKQHVEFVQRWNLFKHKLNKAVSALSHLDFEMALYYLRSSDHDLYAIHSIVYHASQEIEASLVCFKDPSFPWASVSFSAVAFLFLSYVYAKRDKLFRNKRKQF